A region of Streptomyces sp. TG1A-60 DNA encodes the following proteins:
- a CDS encoding helix-turn-helix domain-containing protein yields MADRYLTVAQVAELLGTTERFPRRLIAERRIAFVKVGRHVRIPESAVNAFVDANTVQPIGHRRGSLRRVA; encoded by the coding sequence GTGGCTGACCGCTACCTCACTGTGGCGCAGGTGGCCGAACTCCTCGGCACGACGGAACGCTTCCCGCGCCGACTGATCGCCGAGCGACGCATTGCGTTCGTCAAGGTCGGTCGACACGTCCGCATCCCAGAGAGCGCGGTGAATGCCTTCGTCGACGCCAATACGGTGCAGCCGATCGGCCACCGGCGCGGCTCTCTCCGGAGGGTCGCCTGA
- a CDS encoding MarR family transcriptional regulator: MKTASADEEPRWLTDDEQRTWLAYVHATTLLEDHLDRQLQRDAGMPHLYYHLLVVLSAAPQRRLRMTELAKRTKITRSRLSHAVARLEKSGWARREDCPVDKRGQFAVLTDGGLEMLSQSAPGHVAAVRQALFDRLSPAQQKTLGEIMGIIAEGLQPKEAGADLPWLR, from the coding sequence ATGAAGACCGCATCCGCTGACGAAGAACCCCGCTGGCTCACCGACGATGAGCAGCGCACCTGGCTCGCATACGTGCACGCCACGACCCTGCTTGAGGACCATCTCGACCGCCAGCTGCAGCGCGACGCGGGCATGCCGCATCTCTACTACCACCTGCTCGTGGTGCTCTCCGCGGCGCCGCAGCGGCGCCTGCGGATGACCGAGCTGGCGAAGCGCACGAAGATCACACGGTCTCGGCTGTCGCACGCCGTCGCCAGGCTGGAGAAGAGCGGGTGGGCGCGGCGCGAGGACTGCCCAGTGGACAAGCGGGGCCAGTTCGCGGTGCTGACGGACGGGGGGCTGGAGATGCTCTCCCAGAGCGCGCCGGGGCATGTGGCCGCGGTGCGGCAGGCGCTGTTCGACCGGTTGTCCCCCGCACAGCAGAAGACCCTCGGCGAGATCATGGGGATCATCGCGGAGGGGCTTCAGCCGAAGGAGGCGGGGGCGGACCTGCCGTGGCTCCGGTAG
- a CDS encoding replication initiator — MPGILRQLSGLGGCTNPIRLDGHRTEHDVDTTTGEIGRVLQHLDSTDLPAGQLLVRCNNRRTTRCAACSEVYRRDTFHLITSGLRGGKGVPEHVATHPRVFATFTAPSFGPVHNRPSSGRPCRCGNRHDQDDAVLGTSLDPDTYDYEAAVLWNAHAGPLWRRFSTYLRREVAKRAGLSQRRFRDHARVSFAKVAEYQKRGAVHFHAVIRIDGPTGGDTPPPAWATAELLTDAIETAAAKVRVDGPVIDGRTHTFTFGRQLDVRTIRSADFNDGQELTERAVAAYIAKYATKGAETATGALDRPLKFAAELAQLDISDHARRLIRTAWFLGARKDLEHLRLRAWAHMLGFRGHFSTKSRRYSTTLGALRDARAEWRRAQAATANGPAPDTTYVLAHWVFAGTGLSDTEAWLAESLTPAPGTEGEPTRG, encoded by the coding sequence CTGCCCGGTATCCTCCGTCAGCTCTCCGGACTCGGCGGCTGCACCAACCCGATCCGCCTCGACGGCCACCGCACCGAGCACGACGTCGACACCACGACCGGCGAGATCGGCCGCGTCCTCCAGCACCTCGACTCCACCGACCTCCCGGCCGGCCAACTCCTCGTCCGCTGCAACAACCGCCGCACCACCCGGTGCGCGGCCTGCTCCGAGGTCTACCGCCGCGACACCTTCCACCTGATCACCTCCGGCCTGCGCGGCGGCAAGGGCGTCCCCGAACACGTCGCCACCCACCCGCGCGTCTTCGCCACCTTCACCGCCCCGAGCTTCGGCCCGGTCCACAACCGCCCTTCCAGCGGGCGGCCCTGCCGCTGCGGAAACCGCCACGACCAGGACGACGCCGTACTCGGTACCTCGCTCGACCCGGACACGTACGACTACGAAGCGGCCGTTCTCTGGAACGCGCACGCCGGTCCGCTCTGGCGACGCTTTTCCACCTACCTGCGCCGGGAAGTCGCCAAGCGCGCGGGCCTGTCACAACGCCGCTTCCGCGACCACGCCCGCGTGTCCTTCGCCAAGGTCGCCGAGTACCAGAAGCGCGGCGCCGTCCACTTCCACGCCGTCATCCGCATCGACGGCCCCACCGGCGGCGACACCCCACCCCCGGCCTGGGCCACCGCCGAACTCCTCACCGACGCCATCGAGACAGCGGCGGCCAAGGTCCGAGTCGACGGCCCGGTCATCGACGGACGCACCCACACCTTCACCTTCGGCCGCCAACTCGACGTACGCACCATCCGCTCCGCCGACTTCAACGACGGCCAGGAGCTGACCGAGCGCGCGGTCGCCGCGTACATCGCCAAGTACGCCACCAAGGGTGCCGAAACCGCCACGGGAGCTCTCGACCGGCCGCTGAAGTTCGCCGCCGAACTCGCCCAGCTCGACATCAGCGACCACGCCCGCCGCCTCATCCGAACCGCCTGGTTCCTCGGCGCACGCAAGGATCTCGAACACCTCCGCCTCCGCGCCTGGGCTCACATGCTCGGCTTCCGCGGCCACTTCTCCACCAAGTCGCGCCGCTACTCCACCACCCTCGGCGCCCTCCGTGACGCCCGCGCCGAGTGGCGCCGCGCACAAGCCGCAACGGCCAACGGACCGGCTCCGGATACGACGTACGTCCTTGCCCACTGGGTCTTTGCAGGAACCGGGCTCTCCGACACCGAAGCCTGGCTCGCCGAATCCCTCACGCCCGCACCTGGAACGGAAGGAGAACCCACCCGTGGCTGA
- a CDS encoding class III extradiol ring-cleavage dioxygenase: MSATTERMPALYLSHGAPPLADDPVWPGELAAWSASLPRPKAILVISAHWEEAPLALGAVDPVPLVYDFWGFPDHYYTVRYPAPGAPELAVSVRKLLQAPGVPVQDIPDRGLDHGAYVPLVEMFPAADIPVLQISMPTLDPLKLMDIGRKLAPLRDEGVLIAGSGFFTHNLAALRQAGIPTWSTEFDEWGRRALEARDWDALLDFLRKSPAGQLAHPRTEHFAPLFVTMGAAEAAGELDAQRSVIDGFWMGLAKRSVQFG, translated from the coding sequence ATGTCCGCCACCACCGAGCGCATGCCCGCCCTGTATCTGAGCCACGGGGCCCCGCCGCTCGCCGACGACCCGGTCTGGCCCGGCGAGCTGGCCGCCTGGTCCGCGAGCCTGCCCCGCCCCAAGGCGATCCTCGTGATCTCCGCCCACTGGGAGGAGGCCCCGCTCGCCCTCGGCGCGGTCGACCCGGTCCCCCTGGTCTACGACTTCTGGGGCTTCCCGGACCACTACTACACGGTGCGGTACCCGGCCCCCGGCGCCCCCGAGCTGGCGGTCTCGGTCCGCAAGCTCCTCCAGGCCCCCGGCGTCCCGGTACAGGACATCCCCGACCGAGGCCTCGACCACGGCGCGTACGTCCCCCTCGTCGAGATGTTCCCGGCCGCCGACATCCCGGTCCTCCAGATCTCCATGCCGACGCTCGACCCGCTGAAGCTGATGGACATCGGCCGCAAGCTCGCGCCCCTCCGCGACGAGGGTGTCCTCATCGCCGGCTCCGGCTTCTTCACCCACAACCTCGCCGCCCTCCGCCAGGCCGGCATCCCCACCTGGTCCACCGAGTTCGACGAATGGGGCCGCCGCGCCCTCGAAGCCCGCGACTGGGACGCCCTGCTGGACTTCCTCCGCAAGTCCCCGGCCGGGCAGCTGGCCCACCCCCGCACCGAGCACTTCGCCCCCCTCTTCGTCACGATGGGCGCGGCCGAGGCCGCCGGCGAACTCGACGCGCAGAGGTCGGTGATCGACGGGTTCTGGATGGGGTTGGCGAAGCGTTCGGTGCAGTTCGGGTAG
- a CDS encoding N-acetyltransferase family protein: protein MSAEPTEVQVRPGVEADLAALTDIYNHYVRETPVTFDTAVFTPEERRPWLLSHPEDGPHRLMVAVREDSQRILGYATSSAFRAKPAYDTSVEVSVYLAPEAGGRGVGTLLYKALFEALTEEDLHRAYAGIAQPNEASTRLHERFGFRYVGTHREVGRKFGRYWDVAWYEKEL from the coding sequence ATGTCGGCGGAGCCAACAGAGGTGCAGGTCAGGCCGGGAGTCGAGGCCGACCTCGCCGCCCTCACCGACATCTACAACCACTACGTCCGTGAGACGCCCGTCACGTTCGATACCGCCGTCTTCACTCCGGAAGAGCGTCGCCCTTGGCTTCTCTCCCACCCCGAAGACGGCCCGCACCGCCTGATGGTTGCCGTCCGCGAAGATTCACAGCGCATTCTCGGCTACGCCACGAGCAGCGCGTTTCGCGCGAAACCGGCCTACGACACCTCCGTGGAGGTGTCGGTGTACCTTGCCCCGGAGGCGGGCGGCCGGGGCGTCGGCACCCTCCTGTACAAGGCCCTCTTCGAAGCCCTCACCGAGGAGGACCTCCACCGCGCCTACGCCGGCATCGCCCAGCCGAACGAGGCGTCGACCCGGCTGCACGAGCGGTTCGGGTTCCGGTACGTGGGGACGCATCGGGAGGTGGGACGGAAGTTCGGGCGGTACTGGGATGTGGCCTGGTACGAGAAGGAGCTCTAG
- a CDS encoding TetR/AcrR family transcriptional regulator, protein METATPVRRKAPRPRADALRNRERIVTAAREMFVEFGPEVPLDEIARRAGVGNATLYRNFPDRDALVREVVCSVMDRTVLAAEAALTETGDAFEALSRFVHTSADERVSALCPMIQSTFDRYHPDLEAARERLEEQVERIMRRAREAGRLRADVGVGDLMIAVSQLSRPPAGALCAGVDPFVHRHLQLFLDGLRAPAASELPGTPVTVAELRRTCPS, encoded by the coding sequence GTGGAGACCGCCACCCCCGTGCGCCGCAAGGCGCCCCGCCCCCGGGCCGACGCCCTGCGTAACCGGGAGCGGATCGTCACCGCCGCCCGGGAGATGTTCGTGGAGTTCGGCCCCGAGGTGCCGCTCGACGAGATCGCCCGCCGGGCCGGTGTCGGTAACGCCACGCTGTACCGCAACTTCCCGGACCGCGACGCGCTCGTGCGTGAGGTCGTGTGCTCGGTCATGGACCGTACGGTTCTCGCGGCCGAGGCCGCGCTCACGGAGACCGGCGACGCGTTCGAGGCGCTCTCGCGCTTCGTGCACACCTCCGCCGACGAGCGGGTGAGCGCGCTCTGCCCGATGATCCAGAGCACGTTCGACAGGTACCACCCGGACCTGGAGGCGGCGCGCGAGCGGCTGGAGGAGCAGGTCGAACGCATCATGCGGCGGGCCCGGGAGGCCGGCCGGCTCCGCGCCGACGTGGGCGTCGGTGACCTGATGATCGCGGTCAGCCAGCTCAGCAGGCCCCCGGCCGGGGCCCTGTGCGCGGGCGTCGACCCCTTCGTCCACCGCCACCTGCAACTGTTCCTGGACGGCCTGCGCGCCCCGGCCGCCTCCGAACTGCCCGGCACCCCCGTGACCGTGGCGGAACTACGGAGGACCTGCCCTTCCTGA
- a CDS encoding mobile element transfer protein translates to MSANRRFRNVTRIGPVQVATSYDGRGREKHTAACTAPRCGFSADYDSRAAAELAARTHRCPVH, encoded by the coding sequence GTGTCAGCCAACCGCCGCTTCCGCAACGTCACCCGCATCGGCCCCGTCCAGGTCGCCACGTCCTACGACGGCCGGGGCCGTGAGAAGCACACCGCCGCCTGTACGGCTCCGCGCTGCGGCTTCTCCGCCGACTACGACAGCCGCGCCGCCGCCGAGCTGGCCGCCCGCACCCACCGCTGCCCCGTCCACTGA
- a CDS encoding tyrosine-type recombinase/integrase — protein sequence MANKKGRRRSFGSVRQLPSGRWQVRYRNPETGQLRPAEKTYPTKTDAQAALTHVESDITRGQWSDPDAGAVNFEGYATAWLRDRKLADRTRERNESVVRLHILPTFGAGSVADVTTTRVRSWRSRLLAAGIGEPTVVKAYQLLRALMNTAVDDELIRRNPCRIKGADSYEVPERPVLTVAEVFAVADSIAPRYRLLVLLAAFTTLRFGELAALRRRDIDLEGLTVTVRRAQAELQDGRLFDKAPKSAAGVRSVSFPAELLDAVTEHLECFAAPGRDGHVFVGPQGGQLRRSNFRDDWVRARKAAGVTAELHFHDLRHTGNTLASTAGASTRELMTRMGHSSSRAALIYQHMTSDRDRAIADRLGTMIREGGGGASGPGDG from the coding sequence ATGGCTAACAAGAAGGGGAGGCGTAGAAGCTTCGGGTCGGTCCGGCAGCTTCCGTCCGGGCGCTGGCAGGTCCGCTACCGCAACCCGGAGACGGGCCAGTTGCGCCCGGCCGAGAAGACCTACCCGACCAAGACCGATGCTCAGGCCGCCCTCACGCACGTCGAGTCCGACATCACGCGTGGGCAGTGGTCGGACCCGGACGCCGGGGCGGTGAACTTCGAGGGGTACGCAACCGCGTGGCTGCGAGACCGGAAACTCGCCGACCGCACCCGCGAGCGGAACGAGTCAGTGGTGCGGCTGCACATCCTGCCCACCTTCGGGGCCGGGTCGGTGGCCGACGTGACGACGACTCGGGTGCGCAGCTGGCGCAGCAGGCTGCTCGCGGCCGGCATCGGCGAGCCAACGGTCGTCAAGGCATATCAACTGCTGCGGGCCCTGATGAACACGGCCGTGGACGACGAACTGATCCGGCGCAACCCGTGCCGCATCAAGGGCGCCGACAGCTACGAGGTGCCCGAGCGGCCGGTCCTCACGGTCGCGGAGGTCTTCGCCGTCGCCGATTCCATCGCGCCGCGCTACCGGCTGCTCGTACTCTTGGCGGCCTTCACCACTCTGCGGTTCGGGGAGCTGGCGGCCCTGCGGCGCCGGGACATCGACCTGGAGGGGCTGACCGTCACCGTGCGCCGGGCGCAGGCCGAGTTGCAGGACGGCCGGCTCTTCGACAAGGCACCAAAGTCCGCGGCCGGGGTGCGCTCCGTTTCCTTCCCGGCCGAACTGCTCGACGCAGTCACTGAGCACCTGGAGTGCTTCGCCGCTCCCGGCCGCGACGGACACGTCTTCGTCGGGCCCCAGGGTGGGCAACTGCGGCGGAGCAATTTCCGGGACGACTGGGTCAGGGCGCGGAAGGCCGCAGGCGTCACGGCCGAGCTGCACTTCCACGACCTTCGGCACACGGGCAACACGCTGGCCTCCACGGCCGGGGCCAGTACGCGGGAGCTGATGACGAGGATGGGACACAGCAGCTCCCGGGCCGCGCTGATCTACCAGCACATGACCAGCGACCGGGACCGGGCCATCGCCGACCGGCTCGGGACCATGATCCGAGAGGGTGGGGGAGGGGCTTCCGGTCCAGGGGATGGGTAA
- a CDS encoding MFS transporter, translating into MSETVRSVPEPVGGPHTDPHHEVGNDPHHDAHGDAHASRWKALVFIALAQLMVVLDATIVNIALPSAQQDLGISDGNRQWVITAYALAFGGLLLFGGRISDLWGRKRTFVTGLIGFAGASALGGAATGEAMMLGARALQGAFGALLAPAALSLLAVMFTDAKERAKAFGIYGAIAGGGGAVGLILGGVLTEYLDWRWTFFVNIPFAVIAAAGAYFVIREPAGGRNRSPLDIPGVILSTLGLVSLVYGFTRAESDGWGDSMTVTLFLASAALLAAFVFVESRVKAPLLPLRVIIERNRGGVYLSLGLAIIAMFGLFLFLTYYLQIVKGYSPVVTGFAFLPMIAGMIIGSTQIGTRLMTRVPPRLLMAPGFLVAGLGMLLLTQMETDSSYAGLLLPAQLLLGLGMGTAFMPAMSLATYGVEPRDAGVASAMVNTSQQVGGAIGTALLNTVAASATTSYIEDRIATAPSRSAARLVELQGMVHGYTSAIWFAVGILVASAVIAFTFVTTGKPDMTAGAGQSEDTTDEVKVPVIAH; encoded by the coding sequence ATGTCCGAAACAGTCCGCAGCGTCCCCGAGCCGGTGGGCGGTCCGCACACGGACCCGCACCACGAGGTGGGCAACGACCCGCACCACGATGCGCACGGCGACGCGCACGCCAGCCGCTGGAAAGCGCTCGTCTTCATCGCCCTGGCCCAGCTGATGGTCGTGCTCGACGCGACCATCGTGAACATCGCCCTCCCGTCCGCCCAGCAGGACCTGGGAATATCGGACGGCAACCGCCAGTGGGTCATCACGGCGTACGCCCTGGCCTTCGGCGGTCTGCTCCTCTTCGGCGGCCGGATCTCCGACCTGTGGGGCCGCAAGCGCACCTTCGTCACCGGTCTGATCGGCTTCGCCGGCGCCTCCGCACTGGGCGGCGCGGCCACCGGTGAGGCGATGATGCTGGGCGCCCGCGCGCTCCAGGGCGCCTTCGGCGCACTCCTCGCGCCCGCCGCGCTCTCCCTGCTCGCCGTGATGTTCACGGACGCCAAGGAGCGCGCCAAGGCGTTCGGCATCTACGGCGCGATCGCCGGTGGCGGCGGCGCCGTGGGCCTGATCCTCGGCGGTGTCCTGACCGAGTACCTGGACTGGCGCTGGACGTTCTTCGTCAACATCCCGTTCGCGGTGATCGCGGCGGCCGGCGCGTACTTCGTCATCCGTGAGCCGGCGGGCGGCCGTAACCGCTCCCCGCTCGACATCCCGGGCGTGATCCTTTCCACCCTGGGTCTGGTCTCCCTGGTCTACGGCTTCACCCGCGCCGAGTCCGACGGCTGGGGCGACTCCATGACCGTCACCCTCTTCCTCGCCTCGGCGGCGCTCCTCGCGGCCTTCGTGTTCGTCGAGTCGAGGGTCAAGGCCCCGCTGCTGCCGCTGCGCGTGATCATCGAGCGCAACCGCGGCGGTGTCTATCTCTCCCTCGGCCTCGCGATCATCGCGATGTTCGGCCTGTTCCTCTTCCTGACCTACTACCTGCAGATCGTGAAGGGGTACTCGCCGGTCGTGACCGGCTTCGCCTTCCTGCCCATGATCGCGGGCATGATCATCGGCTCCACCCAGATCGGCACCCGCCTCATGACCCGGGTCCCGCCGCGCCTGCTGATGGCGCCGGGCTTCCTGGTCGCCGGCCTCGGCATGCTGCTGCTCACCCAGATGGAGACCGACTCCTCCTACGCGGGCCTGCTGCTGCCGGCACAGCTGCTGCTCGGCCTGGGCATGGGTACGGCGTTCATGCCGGCCATGTCACTGGCCACGTACGGGGTCGAGCCGCGGGACGCGGGCGTGGCCTCCGCGATGGTCAACACCTCCCAGCAGGTCGGCGGCGCCATCGGCACGGCCCTGCTGAACACCGTCGCCGCCTCCGCGACCACGTCCTACATCGAGGACCGCATCGCCACCGCCCCCTCCCGGTCCGCCGCCCGGCTCGTCGAACTCCAGGGCATGGTCCACGGCTACACCAGCGCCATCTGGTTCGCCGTGGGCATCCTCGTCGCCTCCGCCGTCATCGCCTTCACGTTCGTCACCACGGGCAAGCCGGACATGACGGCCGGCGCGGGCCAGAGTGAGGACACGACGGACGAGGTGAAGGTCCCGGTGATCGCCCACTGA
- a CDS encoding SpdD protein — MFLPKYPDSPTPPPAHTHAPADPAPVRRSLPAVSISPGVVAAVVVGGVVLTALLAAVAVSAVSVAIAAVVLRSLIREQNRR; from the coding sequence GTGTTCCTGCCCAAGTACCCCGACAGCCCCACCCCGCCGCCCGCACACACCCACGCTCCGGCTGATCCGGCGCCCGTCCGGCGCTCACTCCCGGCGGTCTCTATCAGCCCCGGAGTCGTGGCGGCCGTGGTCGTCGGCGGTGTCGTCCTCACCGCGCTCCTGGCCGCCGTCGCTGTCTCGGCCGTCTCCGTCGCCATCGCGGCCGTGGTCCTGCGCTCCCTGATCCGCGAACAGAACCGGCGCTGA
- a CDS encoding FtsK/SpoIIIE domain-containing protein, with amino-acid sequence MSDLVTLLEVGGPVAALGGGAAYTRAKHPRVYWPTVGLPISTARLLGSYGSVMEACGLTVAPSRLRVLAVKATTRREVRPVPPRRGIIRPTSTGLRLRLRLAPGQEPADVAASAERLRHAWGVHAVYVSTVKPGVVELRLVGFDVLRNVRMPRKAAAELLKVPVALREDATPFVRDYRTIPHQLTLGATLSGKSMYLRHLITGLARQPVALVGIDCKRGVELAPFASRLSALATDPDEAAELLPVLIKEMEDRYDLIKSRQGIAPGTPDEEITSDIWGLPDSERPVPIVLFVDEVAELFLVATKKDEERRDEMVTQLIRLAQLGRAAGIYLEVCGQRFGAELGKGATMLRAQLTGRVCHRVNDEASAKMALGDIAPEAVSAACAIAPELPGLAVAGDTSGGWSRIRTPYLSLGAAAEICRESAHLVPDLPALKPFRPDTPVQPVESSAPAVQPHPVTD; translated from the coding sequence ATGTCCGACCTGGTGACACTTCTGGAGGTGGGTGGTCCTGTCGCCGCACTCGGCGGCGGGGCCGCCTACACCCGGGCCAAGCACCCCCGCGTGTACTGGCCCACGGTCGGCCTGCCGATATCCACCGCCCGGCTCCTCGGCTCCTACGGCTCGGTCATGGAGGCGTGCGGGCTGACCGTGGCGCCGTCCCGGCTGCGGGTCCTCGCCGTCAAGGCCACCACACGGCGGGAGGTCCGGCCGGTACCGCCTCGGCGGGGCATCATCCGGCCCACCTCGACCGGGCTGCGGCTTCGTCTCCGGCTCGCTCCCGGACAGGAACCCGCCGACGTCGCCGCCTCGGCCGAACGGCTGCGGCATGCCTGGGGCGTTCACGCCGTGTACGTCTCGACCGTCAAGCCGGGCGTGGTCGAACTGCGGCTCGTCGGCTTCGATGTGCTGCGGAACGTGCGGATGCCTCGCAAGGCCGCCGCCGAACTCCTCAAGGTGCCCGTGGCACTGCGGGAGGACGCCACCCCGTTTGTACGCGACTACCGCACCATTCCGCACCAACTCACCCTAGGCGCCACGCTGTCGGGGAAGTCCATGTACCTGCGCCACCTCATCACCGGACTCGCCCGGCAACCCGTCGCGCTCGTCGGCATCGACTGCAAGCGCGGTGTTGAGCTGGCGCCGTTCGCCTCCCGGCTCTCCGCCCTCGCCACCGACCCCGACGAAGCCGCCGAGCTGCTGCCCGTACTCATCAAGGAAATGGAGGACCGATACGACCTGATCAAGTCCAGGCAGGGCATCGCCCCCGGCACCCCCGACGAGGAGATCACCTCCGACATCTGGGGCCTGCCCGACAGCGAACGCCCGGTGCCGATCGTGCTGTTCGTCGACGAGGTGGCCGAACTCTTCCTCGTCGCCACGAAGAAGGACGAGGAACGCCGGGACGAGATGGTCACCCAGCTCATCCGCCTCGCCCAGCTCGGCCGCGCCGCCGGCATCTACCTGGAGGTCTGCGGACAGCGCTTCGGCGCCGAACTGGGCAAGGGCGCCACCATGCTCCGGGCCCAGCTGACCGGCCGGGTCTGCCACCGCGTCAACGACGAAGCCTCCGCCAAGATGGCCCTCGGCGACATCGCCCCAGAAGCGGTCTCCGCCGCCTGCGCCATCGCTCCCGAACTGCCCGGCCTGGCCGTCGCCGGCGACACCTCCGGCGGCTGGTCCCGCATCCGCACCCCGTACCTGTCCCTCGGCGCCGCCGCCGAGATCTGCCGGGAATCGGCCCACCTGGTGCCCGACCTGCCTGCGCTCAAGCCGTTCCGGCCCGACACCCCCGTACAGCCTGTCGAGTCCTCGGCCCCGGCGGTGCAGCCGCACCCGGTGACCGACTGA
- a CDS encoding DUF2637 domain-containing protein, with product MRAQLARVDAVLVQALIAAALSFAHLHDIASAAGQDGWKAWAYPVSVDLLLVAAWRRLRSGEAKAAGWCWFVIALAASLGANVATAGLLDLNDVPAWLRILVAGWPAVAFLGGTLLAHTTPAPTDEDHKGPEGTDDTVNQEHASEPAPVELPPTPPAIEPPPPERPAVPVPAALVEHARKVAAEHHTRTGAPIDTPTLRARLGVPAPMAEAIAAHL from the coding sequence ATGCGTGCCCAACTGGCCCGTGTCGACGCGGTGCTCGTCCAGGCGCTCATCGCCGCCGCGCTGTCCTTCGCCCACCTGCACGACATCGCCTCGGCCGCCGGTCAGGACGGGTGGAAAGCGTGGGCCTACCCGGTCTCGGTCGACCTGTTGCTCGTCGCCGCCTGGCGCCGACTGCGCTCGGGTGAGGCGAAAGCGGCCGGGTGGTGCTGGTTCGTCATCGCCCTCGCCGCCTCCCTCGGCGCGAACGTCGCCACCGCCGGCCTCCTCGACCTCAACGACGTCCCGGCCTGGCTACGCATCCTCGTCGCGGGCTGGCCCGCTGTCGCCTTCCTCGGCGGAACCCTCCTCGCCCACACCACCCCCGCGCCAACCGACGAAGACCACAAGGGCCCCGAGGGCACGGACGACACCGTGAACCAGGAGCACGCGTCCGAACCTGCTCCTGTGGAGCTGCCGCCGACACCACCGGCCATCGAGCCACCGCCGCCCGAGCGGCCTGCCGTACCCGTCCCGGCCGCCCTCGTCGAACACGCCCGCAAAGTCGCCGCCGAACACCACACCCGCACCGGAGCCCCGATCGACACCCCGACGCTCCGCGCTCGCCTCGGCGTCCCCGCGCCCATGGCCGAAGCCATCGCAGCCCACCTCTGA
- a CDS encoding IS110 family transposase — translation MVDTTAIDLFLGLDLGKEFHHAHGRTGDGRTVHDKRLPNTEPKLLELFTRLVAKFGTVLVIVDQVANIGALPLTVARAAGCRVAYLPGLSMRRAADLHPGEAKTDARDAYVIAETARTMPHTLRAVDRDDEVLAELTMLTGYDNDLAGEVNRTTNRLRGLLSQIHPSLERVLGPRLAYPYIQALLQRHGSPARLRKLGRARCEALLKAHGSRKAHHLTAEIFDALAEQTLVVPGTEASALIVPGLAAQLAAAHSQRRQAEQEIAALLEALPLFHLLTSLPGLGVRTTAAVIVAIGDGTGFPTAGHLASYAGLAPATKSSGTSIRGEHAPQRGNRLLKRALFQAAFAAIGCKADPSSRIYYDRQRARGKTHTQAILRLARQRVNVIHAMIRTGALYETRTPGNVDLAA, via the coding sequence ATGGTCGACACGACCGCGATAGATCTCTTCCTCGGCCTGGACCTGGGCAAGGAGTTCCACCATGCCCACGGCCGGACGGGGGACGGCAGAACCGTGCACGACAAGCGGCTGCCCAACACCGAGCCGAAACTGCTGGAGCTGTTCACCAGGCTGGTGGCGAAGTTCGGCACTGTCCTGGTGATCGTGGACCAGGTCGCCAACATCGGTGCGCTGCCGCTGACGGTGGCCCGCGCGGCGGGCTGCCGGGTGGCCTACCTGCCCGGCTTGTCGATGCGGCGGGCCGCCGATCTGCACCCGGGCGAGGCCAAGACCGACGCCCGCGACGCTTACGTGATCGCTGAGACCGCCCGCACCATGCCGCACACCCTGCGGGCGGTGGACCGCGACGACGAGGTGCTGGCCGAGCTGACCATGCTCACCGGCTACGACAACGACCTGGCCGGCGAGGTCAACCGCACCACCAACCGGCTGCGCGGCCTGCTCTCCCAGATCCACCCCTCCCTCGAACGTGTCCTCGGCCCCCGCCTGGCCTACCCCTACATCCAGGCCCTCCTTCAGCGACACGGCTCCCCGGCGAGACTGAGGAAACTGGGCCGGGCCCGCTGCGAGGCCCTGCTCAAGGCACACGGTTCGCGCAAGGCCCACCACCTGACCGCAGAGATCTTCGACGCACTCGCCGAGCAGACCCTGGTCGTTCCGGGCACCGAGGCATCCGCGCTGATCGTGCCGGGACTCGCCGCCCAGCTCGCCGCCGCCCACAGCCAGCGCCGCCAGGCCGAGCAGGAGATCGCCGCCCTGCTGGAGGCCCTCCCTCTTTTCCACCTCCTGACCTCCCTGCCCGGCCTGGGCGTCAGGACCACAGCGGCCGTGATCGTCGCGATCGGTGACGGCACCGGCTTCCCCACCGCCGGGCACCTCGCCTCCTACGCCGGGCTCGCGCCCGCCACGAAGTCCTCGGGCACCTCCATCCGCGGCGAGCACGCACCCCAACGCGGCAACCGGCTCCTCAAACGCGCCCTGTTCCAGGCCGCGTTCGCCGCGATCGGCTGCAAAGCCGACCCGTCCTCCCGGATCTACTACGACCGTCAACGCGCACGCGGCAAGACCCACACCCAGGCGATCCTCCGCCTGGCCCGCCAGCGCGTGAACGTCATCCACGCGATGATCCGCACCGGGGCCCTCTACGAAACACGCACCCCGGGCAACGTCGACCTTGCCGCCTGA